The following coding sequences lie in one Loxodonta africana isolate mLoxAfr1 chromosome X, mLoxAfr1.hap2, whole genome shotgun sequence genomic window:
- the LOC100676160 gene encoding melanoma-associated antigen B10-like produces the protein MPRGRKSKLRAREKRRQARSETEGLKSAQATAAKEEGSPSSSTPDLGATAQSSPTAESCSTGQGPRRALFTTIAPAGTSDERSDERATMQDEERPGTSQASSTTDRSGRTPLDQKAILLVQFLLRKYNMKETITKEDMLKYVIKKHKDHFHEILRRASELMVLAFGIDVKEVDTTRHCYALISKLQRNRDERLSGEIMPKTGLLMTVLCVIFMKGNRATEEDIWEVLNVMGIYAGRKHFIYGEPKKLITEDLVQEKYLEYRQVPNSDPPRYEFLWGPRAHAETSKMKVLEFLAKVHDTTPNAFPYWYEEALREEEERARNRFAALARTNAIVSAHIRVPSSYFHP, from the coding sequence ATGCCTCGTGGTCGTAAAAGTAAGCTCCGGGCCCGTGAAAAACGCCGCCAGGCCCGAAGTGAGACCGAGGGTCTCAAGAGTGCTCAGGCCACTGCAGCAAAGGAGGAAGGGTCCCCCTCCTCCTCAACTCCTGATCTGGGGGCTACTGCCCAGAGCTCGCCTACTGCTGAGTCATGCAGCACTGGCCAGGGGCCTCGAAGAGCCCTATTCACCACTATAGCTCCTGCAGGTACTTCAGACGAAAGATCCGATGAACGTGCCACCATGCAagatgaagaaaggcctggcacctCACAGGCCTCATCCACCACTGATCGTTCAGGCAGAACCCCTCTAGACCAGAAGGCGATTTTGCTGGTTCAGTTCCTGCTGCGCAAGTATAACATGAAAGAAACCATAACAAAGGAAGACATGCTGAAGTATGTCATCAAAAAGCACAAGGATCACTTCCATGAGATCCTCAGGAGAGCATCTGAGCTCATGGTGCTGGCCTTTGGCATTGATGTGAAGGAAGTCGACACCACCAGACACTGCTATGCTCTTATCAGCAAATTGCAGCGCAACCGTGATGAGAGGCTGAGTGGTGAGATTATGCCCAAGACCGGCCTCCTGATGACGGTCCTGTGTGTGATCTTCATGAAGGGCAACCGTGCCACGGAGGAAGATATCTGGGAGGTGCTTAATGTGATGGGAATATATGCAGGAAGGAAGCACTTCATCTATGGGGAGCCCAAGAAGCTCATCACCGAAGATTTGGTGCAGGAAAAGTACCTGGAGTACCGGCAGGTGCCCAACAGTGATCCTCCACGCTACGAATTCCTGTGGGGTCCCAGAGCCCATGCTGAAACCAGCAAGATGAAAGTCCTGGAGTTTTTGGCCAAGGTCCATGATACCACACCTAATGCCTTCCCATACTGGTATGAAGAGGCTTTGAGAGAAGAAGAAGAGCGAGCCCGCAATAGATTTGCTGCTTTGGCTCGCACTAATGCTATAGTCAGCGCACATATCAGAGTTCCCAGCAGCTACTTCCACCCCTAG